From the genome of Alicyclobacillus sp. SO9:
TGAGACCATAACGAGCAACTCGAGGTTTTTTGATGATGCTTCACGTGTTCCGAGGCGTGGCATAACAATGGGACTACAATCTATTATGCAGTCAAAAAAGATAGTACTATTGGCCTTCGGGCAAGAAAAATCCCATGCGGTGAGATTGGCCCTCTCCGGTAAAGTAACTACAGATATTCCGGCAAGTATGTTACAGCTACATCCAGACGCCACTGTCGTGTTAGATGCTAACAGTGCCGAATTGTTATCTTCCAGACAGTAGCACAACCTTGTTGGTCAAAGGAGGCGACATGTCTGTTCGGTCAATACAAATAATTGACCCTGTGGAGGTCCCTCTTAAGCCCATTAACCCACGAACACCGTATTCTTTTTAAACATTCATAGTTAAAATAAGAATTTTGGGTGAAGGTAGCTCCGTGCGTGTGTCTCCACCCTTTGTCAGATCGACTTAGGTAAGATTCGAGTGTCATGAAGAACTATCTCCCGTGCATTTGGTAGGGGTATGGCCCAGGTGGTTGATATGAGGGTTGGTGTCCTCTTTCTGACCATGGGCTTAAAGACCCCATGAATGAGAGGAAGGTGCATCGGCGTGCACGCACTCATAGAATGCCTTACGGTAGAGGTCAAGATTCTTAGGTTTAGGGAGGGTCTTTGATCTAGTATGCTTTTACGATCATCGGGATCCATCTAAACCTTTGTAATTTTTTCACACGAATCCCGCCCCTCTGTACGTTCGCCAAATGATTTAGTACAGTGTATTATGAGTAATTAGCGCTTGAGCAGGATAGCCACCTAGTATGAAGGGGTAATTCCCACCCCATCTCTTCGTTGTATCTTGCCAAAGTTGAATTTTTTAGGGTATGCTACAGCTAACGGAGGGGTTGTATGAAGATAGAAGAACGTATTGGAGAAGCCTTGGACTCAATCCGTGAGGCGATACAACAAGACGGCGGCGACGTCGAATTTGTATCTTATGATGGCTTTACAAAGACCGCTTTTATCGCACTGACGGGTCAGTGTGTAGGCTGCCCGGCCAGTACCTTGACTTTAAAAATGGGTGTTGAGCGGGCTATCAAGCAAGTTGTTCCTGAAGTAGAGCACGTAGAAGCATACTAAGAATTGTGGGCCAAACGGACGTTCTACGCAATTACACAGAAAAAATACATTGCGGCGGTGCGAGTGCACCGCTTTTTCCATGCATATGGATATACTGCGTAGTAGGTACTTGTCGTATGTAGAACAAGCGTCACTAAATGAAGCATCGCGGGTGAGAATATGGGGATATCAACCAAAAAACCAAAAAGCCCTTTTGTGAAGTTTGTCATCCACCTGTTTAACGGCGTGGTCGATCACGACATTGCTTCACTAGCGGCCACGATTGCATTCTATGCGTTTTTCTCGCTGTTTCCACTGCTGCTGCTGGTTATTTACGCAGGTTCTTTTCTGCTCCCGCATGTGCAAACCGAACAAGTACTGCTAAAGGTACTGCAGCCGTATTTTCCGGCATTAAGCGGCACACGGGAGTTCATTCAGCATAATCTCGACAATTTGAGTGTACAAGGACGCAACATCAGTTTGATTAGTGCGGTCACTTTGACCTGGTCTGCTACCAGCGGCTTCATTGCTTTGCAGCAGGCCTTGGACGTAATCTGGAAGTCACAGCAGCGTTCATTTTTGGCTCGTCGTCTGATCTCGTTTCTGATGCTGATTATTCTCCTGCTGCTTGCACTGTCCACTGCTGTGATTACATCGCTCTATCCGTTGGTACAGCACATTCCCGTGTTACAGCACGGGATTCTGGCACGGCTTTCCGCCAAGCTTTCCGTGATTAGCGGCTTTTCCAGAATCCTCTTTCCTCTCTCCCTGTTTATCGGCTGTCTTGTGATATACCGGTTTCTGCCGTCGAAGAAAGTTGATTGGACCTACTTGCTGCCTGGAGCCTTGTTAACAATGGTAAGTGTCGACGTTGGCCGTGCCTTATTTACGTGGTATGCTTCACACTTATCGCGTTATCATATCATCTACGGTACTTTTACAGTCGTCATGCTGGTGGTCTTGTGGATGTATCTGGCCAGCATTGCCATGCTGTTTGGCGCTGAAGTATCCGCCAGTCTGTTTGCCCTGCAGGAAGAAACAGATTAGTCCCAAAGCCTTCTTCAAACTCCTTGGTCATCAAGTCATCAAGTCATCAAGGTTTCACGGCAGGCGCAACGATTGTCGGCCGCACGGTGACAGCCACATTCCCGCGCAGTGCGCTTGAAACCATACAGGTGTGCTCGGCATGGTTAGCCAAGTTGATAATCTCGTTCTCGTCTATCTGCTCGCTGAAATAGATGGTAGGTTGATGTTCAATTTTATCGTAACGCAATACGTCTTCGTCCACAGCGTATCCGGATGACTTCAAATCAATCCTGGTGTATGGAATCTGGCGATTTGACAACAATGTGGAAAGCGTCATCATGTAGCAACTGGCAGATGCAGCCAATAGAAGTTCTTCTGGAGTCGTTCCCTGTCCTGGGCCCCCGCGTTCAAGGGACATGCTGACATCAGTGCTGAAAGCAGAGAAATGAATCGTGCCAGTTTCTGTTTGTGGTCCTGACCATAGACCTTGGATGGTATACGTATGACTATTTTCCATGATAGCGTTCCCCTTTCTTGACTGTTCAGAAAAATTCCAATTGTCAACAGTTATTGTAACGCCGACTGTTGGTCCATTACCAGTATGTTCGTTAAAATTTTGAGAAGTTCCCAACGGAGTATGATAAGCTAGACAAGGATTTTGCACAGAGAAAGGACGTACACGATGGATTTCATCTCATTGACGGGGCTTCAATTTTACGGATTTCACGGTGCGCTAAGTGAGGAAACACACCTCGGACAGCGATTTATCGTTCACTTGAAACTGTACCTAGACCTGCAGGACGCAGGACAGACAGATTCTCTCTCTGCAACCGTGGATTACGCGCAAGTCTATAAATGTGTTCGCAATGTCGTAGAAGGAGCCAGTGTTCGACTTATAGAACGCTTGGCAGAGCAGATAGCTCGCAATGTATTTGAAGAGTTCCCGTTGATTCAACAAATTGATGTTGAGGTGGAAAAGCCGGGGGCACCTATTCCTGGAGTGTTTGGGAATGTGGCCGCACATATCCATCGCCACCGAAAGGAGTTGCCGTAAAGCCTGTTCATTGAAAGCCAATGAACAGGTCTCGGCGGATGGCGAATGGCCAGGTGAATGGTGTATCGAATAAGTCGTTAGCGAACGATTCTATACACAATACATGCACCATAAAACAGCCAGGTTGTCGGCCCTGAGCTCCAGACCAGTTTGCGGGCAGGTTGAACCTTTGCCTGTCGGCCCACTTTGTTGTCTGACAAATACATCGCTAACAACCCATTTACGACGTGACGATGGATATTCGTGTTTGCTTCGATGCCTTGCACGTGCTGCAAGGCTTCTGCTTTGAAACGGCGCAAGCGGGAGTAGGCCTGTCCCATCGATGGATAGGATTGGACAAAATTAAAATCTCCCTCTTGAATGTCTTCTTCCAGGTCAATCAGGTAGTCCAGCAAAATGTGAAGTCCGCACAACCACGGAAAGTATCCCTTCCAAATCGCTTCAGCCTGTTCCTTAGAGAGAGCATTTTGAGCAGCTGCGAACAAAGCAAACGTCCCTAACGTCGATCCCGTTGCCGCCGCAAACTCCCACCACGACAACTCTGGAAATTGTTCTTCGTACCCTTTTGCCCATTCAATCAGGCGCGGCTGTCGCTGTGACGGCTCAATATGTTTATACTCCTGGAGCTCACAGTACCGCTGTGTCAGCCACTCCACGTAGGGCTTGGCTGCATCGTATCCAGGCAGCTGCCGGATTTCCGACTGACACGCAGTAACGAGATCCGCCAGATAACCGCCGTCGTCAGGATATCCGCGCAAAGCATAATAGGGGCGCAAAGGGGCATCCGGATTAACAGCGTCGCGCATGGCGTGATGTAACTGATGAAAATCCCGTTCGTCATAGGTCTCGCATCTGTCGCAGAGGTTGTCCAAGTAATCGCTGATGGTCTGCAATGCCACTATCAGACGAACCAATTGACGCGTTCCTGCTATCTGCTGTGCGGCGTATACGCTGCCTCCGTCAGAGTGAAAGCGTTTGGTCGTGAGGCTCGCTAAAGCCTGCTGGCGCAGAACATCGTCCGGGATGTTGGAAGCTTTTTGCGTCCATCGTCGGATTTCGTTCCGCGCCACCGGCATCACTCTGAAAAAGAGACGGTACAGAAATCGAGGAGAGTTCATCTTGATGGATGAATACAGGGTGTTACACCTCCGCAGGGGATTATAGTGTTGCAAAACTCTATTTCATGAGAAACTGACCGAGATCGCCCGCCATTTTCAACGCCTTCTTTGCATTATCGGCGGTTAAATACTTTCCCAAACTTCCTGGAACCGCTGCTCCTGGTCCTTGGGGTGTCGGAGTCTTTGCAGCAGTGCCAGGAGAGAATGGAATTGGGTGAGACTGCGCTGCGGGTTGAGCCATTTGGCTTTGCGCCGGCGGATTCGATTGTGCACTCGGACTTTGCTGCAGGTAACCCTGCTCATTATTAATGAATCCTCTGCGTTTGGCCCCTTTATGGACCATCGTCAACAATTCCCTGACTTTTTCGTCCTGAGCCACGTTAAAGGCGAGAGAGCCGAGTCGAATGAATGTGTTAAACTGCATTGTCCCCACCTCCACGTTGAGGCACCGAAAGGTTTCAGTCCCTTGACATCGTCATGTACTGATACAATTACAATATGTGAAGGCGAGTAAACCGGGACAGACACATGTCATTGTTGGCATGCGGAATTTACGAATTTCCTCTCGAGCATTATTCCATGACAAGAGGCGACTGGACATACGCCAATAAAAGCTTAAACGTATTATCAAGTGCGGCAACATGGGTTCGCTCATAGGCGTGTGAATTGGCTACGCCAGGTCCAATCAAACCGTGTTTGACGTCGACACCGGCTCGCATGGCCATGGATGCGTCGGAATTGTAGTACGGATACACATCTACCGCATATGTCAGGCCTGCCTGTTCTGCCAGAGAGACCAAGTGCCTTCTGAGTCCCAGATGGTAGGGGCCCGAAGAGTCTTTAGCGCAGATGGAGACACAGGACTCGGAAGTGGTTTGACCATCCCCGATGGCCCCCATATCGACGGCAAGATACTCCCATGTCTCCGGTGGAATGTTGGAATTTCCGCCGTACCCGATTTCCTCGTTGTTGCTAATAAGAAAATGTACTGGATGTGGGAGCTTTATGGACTTCTGCTGAATTTCGCGTAACAAGCCGAATAAAATCGCAACACTTGCCTTATCGTCCAAGTGTCTGCTTTTAATGTACCCGGAGGGAGTAATGGTTGAGCGTGCATCAAAGTACACAAAATCCCCAACAGAGACTCCTAGGGCTTCTGCTTCTTTTTTTGTATCTGACTTTGCATCAAGCACAACTTCGATATTGTCCTGGGTACGTTCTGTTTTACCGATTTCCCGGTTTACATGGACTGCCGTATTGTGCAGGATAACTGTACCCGTTATGGTCTGGCCGGACTCGGTATGTACCTCGCAGTACTCTCCTTCAATTGTATTCCATGCATATCCGCCGACCTGGGTCAGACGTAACCGACCGCTTGGCAGAATTTCCTTTACCATTCCGCCAAGTGTATCGACATGACCCGTAAGCAGACGTGCTTTGCTTGCATCTTCGCCAGGTACAGTGAAGAGGAGAGCTCCTTTTCTAGACGTTGTTGATGTAATACCAAAACTCGACACTTCTTCTGTCAGACGCCGAATAATCGTTTTTGTGTCACCTGTCGGACTGGGTGTCTTCAAGAGTTCCAACAAAAGGGTTTGTATGTATTCCACATGTTCTGGTGTGCCTGCTACAGTCGTTGATGAATTGTTCAATGAATAGACCTCCTTCAGCAACCCCTATTTTAACACTGTCTGCGTCTAACGTGTAACGACTCCGTCGGACACCTTTATTTGACAGTGTTCATCTGTTACTGTTCATTTGCCTTTACAGGCCTGTGACAGGTAAGCTTGAACAAGCACTTTATAGAAGGAGCGCTATCGATGCCTACAAATTTGATGCAGACAGAAGACAAGGTGTTTCTAACGCAGATTTCCCAGCTTGCCAAATCCTTTCAAGACTCAGGAGACAGTGCTGCGGCAAACAAGTTGAGGGATCTCATAGACCGCGCCCAAACAGATGAGGGCAGCGCGTATGCAGCTTTTGTCGGATTGTTTTCTGCAGGAAAATCAAGTTTGTTAAATACACTCTGTGGCAGTGATTTGAAGACGGGGGCAGTGCCGACAACTGCCGAGGCCACCCAAGTGAGGCTTTCCGACAGGAATTCGAATGTGGTGTTACTGGATACCCCGGGAGTGGACTCGACGGACGATGCTCATCAGGAAGCAACGGAGAAAGCACTGCACTTAGCCGATGCAATTGTGCTTGTCATGGATTATCAACATGTTGAGGCCGAAGAAAATCTGGAATTGGCTCAACAGTTTGGTGAAGGTCAGAAACGACTGGCTATCGTCGTCAACCAGATTGACAAGCATTTGGATTTTGAACTACCGTTTGAAGATTTCCGGCAACGTGTTGTGACAACCCTTGATGACTGGGGAATTGAATATGATAAGCTCTTTTTCACCGCCAATACAGATAGTCCATACAATCAGTTAGACAGTTTGTCCCAGTGGCTGTTGGAGCTTGCGATACCGCAGGTGAACGAGGGCACGGAAGAAGCACAGCAACCAGAGGACGCATTGGAAGCTCATGGCAGCACTCAACCCATTCCTGCACGCACCGATATGCTGATGCTTCGAGTCGAAGAAGTGGTAGATGAGCATGTGAGGTGGCTCTTTCAAGCAGACTGGCAGAAAGAATCTGAGCGTGTCGAACAGTTGGCAGGATTTCAACTTGACACAGTTGCAGACATCAAGCAGGAATTTGCCGATATAACGCGGCGAGTCGACGAGAACAGACGATACTTGGAGAAGGCCGCAGAGCAATTGCACCACGTTCATGACACCATCTCTGAAAAGATGTTGAGAAGCATTGATTCGGCTCAAATTGCACCTTACGAGACCACGGGAAAGGGCAAGGCCTTCATTGAAAGCATGAAACCGGGGTTTCATGTTGGATGGATACGAAAAGAGGAGAAAACGAGGGACGAACGTCAGACCAGGCTGCAACGCTTTGTCGAAGACTTGCGCTCGAAGTCAACGCAGTTTTTGCTTTGGCCGACGCAAAGTGAACTTCGCCAGATGCTTGCAGAGCAGAAATGGCTGTTCACCGAAATCGAAGACGAAATTTCCCATATGGAGTTGTCGGTGACTGAGGAATTGTGCAGCAGGTTAGTGGAAGAGGGAGCGCTGGTGTCCGACAGCTACTCTCACCAGTATGTTGCAGATGTAGCTTCCGCAATCAGGGCTCAATGTTCGAGGCAGGTCAAGCGAATCCTTGAGAAGGTCAGAGAAGTTACCGAGGAACATCACACTATGGAGTTGTCTGGTGAAAGACAAGCCTTGGAGCGTTTGAAGGAGATTCAATCAGCACTTGCTGACATGATTCGTTTGAACGAAGATATGGAAAGAGACAAGGAACAGTACATGAGTTATGTCCTAAGCCAATAAGCCGTTGCTTTGAAAGGTGAAAACATCCATGAAGTCAATGTCTATTGAAGAATTGCAAACTAGCGTAACTACGGCCGTCAACCGTCTCCAGGAGTTGCCTCACAGTTCACACTGGGACAGACCGTTGCTGCGCTTACAGCAGCGTCTTGACAACAATCAAAAACTCGTTGCCGTCTTTGGAGCATTTTCGGCAGGAAAGTCGTCCTTAATCAATGCCCTTGTTGGAGACAATGTACTGTCAGTGTCTCCCAATCCGACAACAGCCAGTATCTCACAGGTTCAGTATGGAAGCGTGCCCGGCATAGAAATCACCGCCAAAACAGAAGAGCAGGTGCAGCGGGACGTCGATGCCGCAATGACACAGTTACACAAAGCACCGGCACCTCTCACAGAAGCCCAACAGGCGGCGACAGCTATGAAACTGCCGAAGTTTTCACCTGCGCAGAGGAAATACGTCTCCTTCCTAAAGAGCTTTGCACGGGGTTTTGCAGACATGCGGGACCGTTTGGGTCACACTTGGCAGGATGAATGGGACCAGCTTCAGCGCTATACGGCCGATGAGCATATTGCAGGGTTTGTTGACAGTGTTGCACTGTCCTTTGCTGCGCCCGTATTAGAGGAAGGACTCGTACTCGTTGATACACCAGGGGTCGATTCCATACACCGCAGACATACGGACGTCGCGTTTCGGTACATTCAGGAAGCCGATGTGGTTATCTTTGTGTTGTATTATACCCATGCGTTTTCCCGGGCAGACAAGAATTTCTTGCAACAACTGGCAGGTGTACAGGATGTTCTCGGCGAAAACAAGCTCATTGTCGCAGTAAACGCCGTCGATTTGGCCTCATCCGAAGCAGAAAAAGAAGATGTCCTGGCACGTGTGCGGGATGAGTTGACCAAGCTTGGATTGCCCCATCCCGTCGTTATCCCTGTTTCCAGTCAGTTGGCCCTGGCAGCAAAACAGTGGCAAGCAGGCGCACTGAGTGAACAGATGGAGGCAGTGGTTCGAAAGCGCATCGGTTTGAATGACACAGATTCGTTACCAGATGCAGATGAAGTCTTTGCACTGTCTGGGTTTGCAGGGCTGGAGACGCAAGTAGAGCAGTTTGCGAAGGAACACGTCTACAGTAGTCTGCTTGACAGTGTTCAAAGGATCTTTGCCGATACACTAGGACACATTTCAGAGCACATCGATTTACTTGAAAAAAGACAATCGGCCACAGATGAAGAGAGGTCGCGGCTGCGTGAGATGCGCAATGAATCTGTTGTGCAGCTGAGCGACCTTATATCTGCCCTCAACAATGGACAGTTGTCAGAGGAAGTTGTGGAAACATCAGATTGGAACGAGCTTGGTTTCCACGCAGCGCAGCGCATTCGATTAAAGTTTTCTCAGTTGTTTCGGGAGGCATTTTATCCCGGCAGGTTTCGTCAGGAAGCAAAAGCAAAAATTCAATTGCAGGACGCCGCGGCTGAGTTGGCTACATCTATCGCAATGCAGTTGGATATCGAGTCGAGAACCCTCTGGCTTCGCTTTCAATCATCCTTGATGCGAGCTCATGCTGAACTGAGAGACAAGGTTGGCCAGTTGTTATACAGCTGTCAAATAGAACGTAGTGAACTTCTGGACACTGAATATACTATGAGGGACAGTGAAATGCCAATCAACGAGGCGCAAGTGTCAATTGATACATTTACTCCGGTGCTCCGTCACTACAGGTCAGCAAAGCAGTTTTTTGAAGGGGGAGGAAATCAGGCTGCACTGCAACAGGCTGAAGAGTTAGTTCAACCTTTGCTTCAGGAAAAAATACAGTCTTTCCAAAGACAGGCAGAGGACAAGTTGCGTAAGGGGTTCAGAATTGAATCCGAAAGCCTGTGCCAAAGTGCTGTCGCGATGATTCAGCAGAGCATGTCAAAATCTGAGTCCGGGGACTCAAAGGGCGGCGTTGATTCAGATTTGAGAATGTGGCGGGAGTTATACCAACAGTTTGCTACAGAACTGGAGTTATTGAAGTCAAGCCGCATTAGCTGACGTCTAGCAGTACAAATCCAAGCTTTCAGAGCCTGGACGGTTGCGGTATCATGAATCCAAGGAGGGGTTCGGTTGGCATCCAGATGGAACGATGATTTTGACAATTGGAGCAGCGGCCGACGGCGCAGTCAGTTATGGGTCGTTGTTGTCGTTGTCGGTGTAGTTCTATACATAGCCGGAGTATTCAGCGGGATGTGGATCCGCCCACAGTCAGTACAAACAGCTCCGGCGCCTGCGAATGCTACGCAGGACAACTCTCAAAACGCTGGGGGGCAATTGCCTGCTGGCGGGGTATCCTCGAACGTGGTTACCAGAGTCTACAAAGCATCTCTTCCGAGTATTGTAACCATTACTTCGATTCCACCCAACTCGAAGAATGGGTCTCAGGCAGATATCGGAACCGGATTTCTCGTCGATACAAAAGGAGACATTGTCACAAACAATCACGTCGTAGCAGGGCAGCCAACGGTTCAAGTGACAACAGGTGGGCATACCTACAAGGGCTCTGTTGTGGGTACGGATCCGCTCGATGACTTAGCGGTTGTCAGAGTGGCAGAATTAGTCGGGAAAAAACCTCTTCCGCTAGGCTCTGCCAAGCATTTGGTGCCTGGACAGACCGTCGTGGCCATTGGTAATCCCTTTGCTTTAACGGGATCGGTCAGTTCTGGCATTGTGAGCGGCTTAAACCGCTCCATGCCCACTAAAAGCGGGCGTGTTATGAGCGGTCTGGTGCAAACAGATGCAGTTCTGAACCCTGGCAATTCAGGCGGTCCACTGTTGAACAGCAAGGGCCAAGTCGTTGGCATCAATACAGCGATTGAGAGTCCAATCGAAGGTTCTGTTGGAATTGGGTTCGCAATTCCCATCGATCGCTTTCGTTCCGTGATGCCAAAACTTGTTGCCGGAAAGACAATTCAGCATCCGTATCTGGGCATTTCTGCCCTTCCAATTGACCCGGTCATTCAACAGAAGTATCAGTTGCCTGTCAGCGAGGGCGTGTTGGTGATTAGTGTTAAGAAAGGTGGTCCGGCAGCGAAAGCAGGAATTCGTGGAGACACGGGGACCACAAAGAAGATTAAAGGTGACGGCGATGTGATTACACAAATCAATGGCAAGCCTGTCACAAGTGTTGCCAGCTTGACAGCTGCCATCAGCGATTACAGCGTTGGCAGCAAAGTCACAGTCACGCTCCTCAGACATGGAAAAACCATGCATGTGCAGGTTGTGCTGGGAAAATGGCCGAAGAGCCTGTCGTAAACCCGACAGGCTTTGAAAGACGACTTGAGCGTTTGAACTAGTTTCTTCGGGGTGTCGATTTGTTCTTAAATGAAACCATGTTTCGGACAGAGCTGCCATCGAGAAGAAGGATGACTGAAAACAGCAGTGTAATCAAACTGATGCCGAGCCCCGCTTGAAACGAGCGGGGCTTGTAGTTCAGAGTGATGACGTGCTTGCCGCGGGAAACGTGAACCGCCGTCAGCATTGAGGATATCCGGGTTACAGGTGTCTTTTTGCCGTCAACCGTCGCTTCCCAGTTTGGGTCATAGGTTTGCGAAAGAACGAACTCTCCGCTGTGCCCTGCGTTTACGGTCCAGCTTTGTTGGTTCGGAGTCCACGCTTTCAGTTTGGCAGTTCCATAGTCTGGATGCAAAGGGTCGTTGGGAGAGGTGACCCAGGCTGCATACAGCGGGTTTGGATTCTTCCAAACAGTAACCCCATTAAAGTCGGCTACCTTCTTCCAGACACGGGCGCCGAAGGTCCGATTCACGTTATAGCTAACGGTTCCATGGCTGGTAAACAGCTGGACGGTCTTGACATTGAATGTTCCTTGCCAACTTTGACTTGTAATCGTCACTTTCGTGGCTGCAGTTTTTGGCCAAGTCTTTGGAATAGGGATCACGTACGAGGGTGCCGGCCACCCAGAAATTTGCTCAGTATAGTAATGCGAACCGCTTTGCAGCGTGACAGAGAACAGTGGTGCGTAGGCATCAATGACTGTATGATGTGCACCCATCACAATGCGAAGTGAGGACGTATTTTTCAGTCGCGGCAACCAGTGCATCCACTTTGCCACCCCCTGACTGCTAGAGGTAAGACCTCCGGCGTCAGCGCCTGTTACGATGTACTCCACACCCAAAGCATTAATGAACTGCCGTGGTTCAGAGAGGAACGTGCGGTCCCGCCACGTGAGATTAACATCTCGTACATACCAGTCGGCCACGAGAGAATCATAGCCGTTGATAGAGGGGATGCGATTGATTGCCGACCGGTCCAGCATCAGCGAGTTGGTTCCCAGTGAGGCAACCCGCGAAAAGGGGTAGGGGCCGGACAAATGAGTGGAAATGAACTTTTGCAAAGGCGTCGGCTGCCGAAAGTGGCCCTGTTCCCACTCGACAAATTGGGACATGGAGTAGGTCTGAGAAACGAGATCGACCACTGCAATCACCGCTAATCCGTAGCCCAGCCACGATTTGGCGCGGTCTGGGACGGCAAAGCTCACAACGATGATAAGCAGGAGCAGTACCAGCAGGGTTAGAGGCACCCAGAAGCCGGCGGGAGTCATCTTTACATACGGACCTATCCACCGCACACCGAGCAGCACAACAATCAGCACTGACACTGTTGAGGTAATGAGAACACGAAGAGTTCGCTGTGAGCTTGCCTGAAGCAGTTGTGCAAATCCGATTGCAGCTAAAATCGCTAACGAGAAGTCGGTTAATCCTACATACCGCGCGGGTACGCGAAAGAGATTGAAAACCGGAACGTCAGTCAGGATGTGAGAAAACACGGTGTTGGAACCAAGTGCCAGAAGCAATGTGAACACCCCAATGACAGCTAGGGTCCTTACCGTCCGGTCTTTAATAAATTTCCAACATGCTGTGGCGATGGCGGCAATCAAAAAGACAATCCCGGCGTATGAGAGAAATTCCCAAAAGTTGGGTATGTAGTACAGGGTTTCGAAATGGTTCACTGTAAAAGGCTGGCTGGTATATCCGCCTCCAGCAGCAAACGGGAGCAGCAG
Proteins encoded in this window:
- a CDS encoding NifU family protein; this translates as MKIEERIGEALDSIREAIQQDGGDVEFVSYDGFTKTAFIALTGQCVGCPASTLTLKMGVERAIKQVVPEVEHVEAY
- a CDS encoding YihY/virulence factor BrkB family protein; the encoded protein is MKFVIHLFNGVVDHDIASLAATIAFYAFFSLFPLLLLVIYAGSFLLPHVQTEQVLLKVLQPYFPALSGTREFIQHNLDNLSVQGRNISLISAVTLTWSATSGFIALQQALDVIWKSQQRSFLARRLISFLMLIILLLLALSTAVITSLYPLVQHIPVLQHGILARLSAKLSVISGFSRILFPLSLFIGCLVIYRFLPSKKVDWTYLLPGALLTMVSVDVGRALFTWYASHLSRYHIIYGTFTVVMLVVLWMYLASIAMLFGAEVSASLFALQEETD
- a CDS encoding OsmC family protein; this encodes MENSHTYTIQGLWSGPQTETGTIHFSAFSTDVSMSLERGGPGQGTTPEELLLAASASCYMMTLSTLLSNRQIPYTRIDLKSSGYAVDEDVLRYDKIEHQPTIYFSEQIDENEIINLANHAEHTCMVSSALRGNVAVTVRPTIVAPAVKP
- the folB gene encoding dihydroneopterin aldolase, coding for MDFISLTGLQFYGFHGALSEETHLGQRFIVHLKLYLDLQDAGQTDSLSATVDYAQVYKCVRNVVEGASVRLIERLAEQIARNVFEEFPLIQQIDVEVEKPGAPIPGVFGNVAAHIHRHRKELP
- a CDS encoding tetraprenyl-beta-curcumene synthase family protein, with the translated sequence MPVARNEIRRWTQKASNIPDDVLRQQALASLTTKRFHSDGGSVYAAQQIAGTRQLVRLIVALQTISDYLDNLCDRCETYDERDFHQLHHAMRDAVNPDAPLRPYYALRGYPDDGGYLADLVTACQSEIRQLPGYDAAKPYVEWLTQRYCELQEYKHIEPSQRQPRLIEWAKGYEEQFPELSWWEFAAATGSTLGTFALFAAAQNALSKEQAEAIWKGYFPWLCGLHILLDYLIDLEEDIQEGDFNFVQSYPSMGQAYSRLRRFKAEALQHVQGIEANTNIHRHVVNGLLAMYLSDNKVGRQAKVQPARKLVWSSGPTTWLFYGACIVYRIVR
- a CDS encoding M42 family metallopeptidase — its product is MEYIQTLLLELLKTPSPTGDTKTIIRRLTEEVSSFGITSTTSRKGALLFTVPGEDASKARLLTGHVDTLGGMVKEILPSGRLRLTQVGGYAWNTIEGEYCEVHTESGQTITGTVILHNTAVHVNREIGKTERTQDNIEVVLDAKSDTKKEAEALGVSVGDFVYFDARSTITPSGYIKSRHLDDKASVAILFGLLREIQQKSIKLPHPVHFLISNNEEIGYGGNSNIPPETWEYLAVDMGAIGDGQTTSESCVSICAKDSSGPYHLGLRRHLVSLAEQAGLTYAVDVYPYYNSDASMAMRAGVDVKHGLIGPGVANSHAYERTHVAALDNTFKLLLAYVQSPLVME
- a CDS encoding dynamin family protein, yielding MPTNLMQTEDKVFLTQISQLAKSFQDSGDSAAANKLRDLIDRAQTDEGSAYAAFVGLFSAGKSSLLNTLCGSDLKTGAVPTTAEATQVRLSDRNSNVVLLDTPGVDSTDDAHQEATEKALHLADAIVLVMDYQHVEAEENLELAQQFGEGQKRLAIVVNQIDKHLDFELPFEDFRQRVVTTLDDWGIEYDKLFFTANTDSPYNQLDSLSQWLLELAIPQVNEGTEEAQQPEDALEAHGSTQPIPARTDMLMLRVEEVVDEHVRWLFQADWQKESERVEQLAGFQLDTVADIKQEFADITRRVDENRRYLEKAAEQLHHVHDTISEKMLRSIDSAQIAPYETTGKGKAFIESMKPGFHVGWIRKEEKTRDERQTRLQRFVEDLRSKSTQFLLWPTQSELRQMLAEQKWLFTEIEDEISHMELSVTEELCSRLVEEGALVSDSYSHQYVADVASAIRAQCSRQVKRILEKVREVTEEHHTMELSGERQALERLKEIQSALADMIRLNEDMERDKEQYMSYVLSQ
- a CDS encoding dynamin family protein produces the protein MKSMSIEELQTSVTTAVNRLQELPHSSHWDRPLLRLQQRLDNNQKLVAVFGAFSAGKSSLINALVGDNVLSVSPNPTTASISQVQYGSVPGIEITAKTEEQVQRDVDAAMTQLHKAPAPLTEAQQAATAMKLPKFSPAQRKYVSFLKSFARGFADMRDRLGHTWQDEWDQLQRYTADEHIAGFVDSVALSFAAPVLEEGLVLVDTPGVDSIHRRHTDVAFRYIQEADVVIFVLYYTHAFSRADKNFLQQLAGVQDVLGENKLIVAVNAVDLASSEAEKEDVLARVRDELTKLGLPHPVVIPVSSQLALAAKQWQAGALSEQMEAVVRKRIGLNDTDSLPDADEVFALSGFAGLETQVEQFAKEHVYSSLLDSVQRIFADTLGHISEHIDLLEKRQSATDEERSRLREMRNESVVQLSDLISALNNGQLSEEVVETSDWNELGFHAAQRIRLKFSQLFREAFYPGRFRQEAKAKIQLQDAAAELATSIAMQLDIESRTLWLRFQSSLMRAHAELRDKVGQLLYSCQIERSELLDTEYTMRDSEMPINEAQVSIDTFTPVLRHYRSAKQFFEGGGNQAALQQAEELVQPLLQEKIQSFQRQAEDKLRKGFRIESESLCQSAVAMIQQSMSKSESGDSKGGVDSDLRMWRELYQQFATELELLKSSRIS